The following coding sequences are from one Rathayibacter sp. SW19 window:
- a CDS encoding alpha/beta hydrolase, translated as MLGPSVVCSKPLPIGEIVLESALTLDIVSGPAIIVLYTLSAVIAAYLLLRRPTRRWVITVLIAFAVGGTCAVAIWFFGIRVFHLVDIPLSRIVYAWLAATLVGVCLAIVNLWRSRWWRKVIASIGIVAFLTTGTVAVNAWFGLDRSLGAFLGVTVSKPIALAPLSAPTAHSKPVGPLWKTWIPPADIPAKGTIGTVTIPGTISGFTARPAGLYLPPAALVADPPPLPLVVMMMGQPGDPDPSYTAGVLDALAAQHHGLAPIVIVADQLGNPNTDTLCLDTPQLGNIETYITQDVVNWAIANLNVTKDHRYWTVAGYSNGGECALSFLIKHQKLWSNVLDISGEEIPGADDPAEVLATIFNGDQAAYDAVKPLNILSSTKLPGTFGVFTVGSNDSAFVPGQRQVAAATKAAGMISTYYEVPNGGHVLPALTDGLQHAYQLLYVRLGLAPPS; from the coding sequence GTGCTCGGCCCAAGCGTCGTCTGCAGCAAGCCGTTGCCGATTGGGGAGATCGTGTTAGAAAGTGCCCTGACCCTCGACATCGTATCCGGGCCTGCGATCATCGTTCTGTACACTCTGTCGGCGGTGATCGCGGCCTATCTTCTGCTGCGGCGGCCCACCCGTCGCTGGGTTATCACCGTGCTCATCGCCTTCGCTGTCGGCGGCACGTGCGCGGTTGCAATCTGGTTCTTTGGAATTCGGGTGTTTCACCTCGTCGACATTCCGCTGAGTCGAATCGTGTACGCCTGGTTGGCCGCGACTCTGGTGGGCGTCTGCCTTGCGATCGTCAACCTGTGGCGGTCACGTTGGTGGCGGAAAGTGATCGCTTCAATCGGCATTGTGGCCTTTCTCACGACAGGAACCGTTGCCGTCAACGCCTGGTTCGGCTTGGATCGCTCGCTGGGCGCATTCCTCGGAGTAACGGTTTCGAAACCGATAGCGCTCGCACCGCTGAGCGCACCGACAGCCCATTCGAAGCCGGTCGGTCCATTGTGGAAGACCTGGATCCCTCCGGCCGACATTCCGGCGAAAGGCACGATCGGAACCGTGACGATCCCGGGCACCATTTCGGGTTTCACGGCGCGTCCGGCCGGACTGTACCTTCCACCCGCGGCTTTGGTCGCGGACCCGCCGCCTCTGCCGCTCGTTGTGATGATGATGGGTCAGCCTGGAGACCCGGATCCGAGTTACACTGCCGGGGTGCTCGACGCTCTCGCGGCACAGCATCACGGACTTGCCCCTATCGTCATCGTCGCGGATCAGCTCGGCAATCCGAATACCGACACGCTCTGCCTTGACACGCCGCAGCTGGGCAACATTGAGACCTACATCACGCAGGATGTCGTCAACTGGGCGATCGCGAATCTCAACGTGACCAAAGATCACCGCTACTGGACCGTCGCCGGTTACTCGAATGGCGGCGAATGCGCACTGTCCTTTCTGATCAAGCACCAGAAGCTGTGGTCTAACGTGCTCGACATCTCCGGTGAGGAGATCCCGGGAGCGGACGACCCTGCGGAAGTGCTCGCGACGATATTCAACGGCGACCAGGCTGCATACGACGCGGTCAAACCTCTGAACATTCTCTCATCCACGAAGTTGCCCGGAACCTTCGGCGTGTTCACGGTCGGCTCCAACGACAGTGCATTCGTGCCGGGGCAACGCCAGGTCGCCGCTGCCACAAAGGCAGCGGGCATGATCTCGACGTATTACGAGGTGCCGAACGGCGGCCACGTCCTGCCAGCGCTCACCGATGGGCTGCAGCATGCATATCAGCTGCTGTACGTGCGGCTCGGTCTCGCGCCCCCGAGTTAG
- a CDS encoding glycoside hydrolase family 15 protein, which yields MSQKIEDYALISDCYTAGLIGTDGSLDWLCLPRYDSASVFGALLGTEDHGRWLLAPVDPNATSTRRYDGDTFILITTWTTPTGVVEVTDLMPHGDHRADVLRRVRGVSGTVSMTQDLRLRFGYATAIPWVRQVQNEERPTLVAAAGPDAIVVRGPALRARDHSHQGVFTVAAGELVDISLTWYPSHKEPPDPPDVAERIEHTREFWTEWSSTCCHDGPYRAEVIRSLLVLRALTHDQTGGIVAAATTSLPESFGGERNWDYRYVWLRDASLTLSVLLAHGISDEVDHWRKWLLRAVAGDPSDVQIMYGLAGERYLPERALTSLPGYQGASPVRVGNGAAEQFQADVIGETMLALHAARVAGVQEGPNSWSVQRALVVQLEKVWHLPDQGIWEIRGEPREFTHSRVMVWAGFDCAVRAVEEFGLPGPSKRWARIRDEVRAEIEAKGVDPVRGCFTQYFGGTEVDAALLQLPQAGFCAADDPRMLRTVAAIENDLLRDGLPLRYRTEKGVDGLPAGEHPFLACSFWLAEQYARSGRLNDARVLMDRLVTLTNDVGLLSEEYDVENNRQAGNTPQALSHLALVRAVDALTEAIASSTTSGA from the coding sequence ATGTCCCAGAAGATCGAGGATTATGCCCTGATCAGCGACTGCTACACCGCCGGCTTGATCGGCACGGACGGCAGTCTCGACTGGTTGTGCCTGCCACGCTACGACTCTGCATCGGTCTTCGGTGCGTTGCTCGGCACAGAAGATCACGGCCGTTGGCTGTTGGCCCCGGTCGACCCGAACGCCACGAGCACGCGGCGATACGACGGAGACACTTTCATCCTGATCACAACGTGGACAACGCCGACCGGCGTGGTCGAAGTCACCGACTTGATGCCCCACGGCGACCACAGGGCCGACGTGCTCCGGCGGGTGCGCGGCGTCAGCGGCACAGTATCGATGACCCAAGACCTGCGATTGCGCTTCGGCTATGCGACGGCGATCCCCTGGGTTCGCCAGGTGCAGAATGAGGAACGCCCGACGCTTGTGGCGGCTGCCGGCCCTGATGCGATTGTCGTGCGCGGGCCGGCGCTACGGGCCAGAGACCATAGCCATCAGGGTGTTTTCACCGTTGCCGCCGGCGAACTCGTCGACATCTCGCTCACCTGGTACCCGTCACACAAGGAACCGCCCGATCCGCCCGACGTGGCAGAACGGATCGAGCACACGCGCGAGTTCTGGACGGAGTGGTCTTCGACGTGTTGTCACGATGGCCCGTATCGCGCTGAGGTGATCCGGTCGCTCCTGGTTCTGCGTGCTCTGACACACGACCAGACTGGCGGGATTGTCGCTGCCGCGACCACCTCGCTCCCCGAGAGCTTCGGGGGCGAACGTAATTGGGACTATCGGTACGTCTGGTTGCGCGACGCTTCGCTGACGCTCAGCGTGCTGCTGGCACACGGCATCAGCGACGAAGTCGACCATTGGCGCAAGTGGTTGCTGCGTGCCGTTGCCGGGGATCCGAGCGACGTGCAGATCATGTACGGTCTGGCGGGCGAGCGTTACCTGCCTGAGCGCGCCCTGACCAGCCTGCCGGGCTACCAGGGTGCGTCGCCGGTGCGTGTCGGCAATGGCGCGGCGGAGCAGTTCCAGGCCGATGTGATCGGCGAGACGATGCTCGCACTGCACGCTGCCCGCGTTGCGGGGGTGCAGGAGGGCCCGAACTCCTGGTCGGTGCAACGCGCGCTGGTCGTGCAATTGGAGAAGGTCTGGCATCTGCCCGACCAAGGGATCTGGGAGATACGCGGGGAACCACGCGAGTTCACCCACTCGCGTGTGATGGTCTGGGCCGGGTTCGACTGTGCTGTGCGCGCCGTCGAGGAGTTCGGCCTGCCGGGGCCATCAAAGCGCTGGGCTCGAATTCGTGACGAGGTGCGCGCCGAAATCGAAGCGAAGGGCGTCGATCCGGTGCGCGGCTGCTTCACCCAGTATTTCGGCGGGACCGAGGTGGATGCGGCGCTTCTGCAGCTTCCGCAGGCCGGCTTCTGCGCGGCGGACGACCCGCGGATGCTGCGTACTGTTGCTGCGATCGAGAACGACCTCCTCCGCGACGGCCTGCCGCTGCGCTACCGCACGGAGAAGGGGGTCGACGGGCTGCCGGCCGGTGAGCATCCGTTCTTGGCATGTTCGTTCTGGCTGGCCGAGCAGTACGCTCGCTCCGGTCGGCTCAACGACGCGCGCGTGCTCATGGACCGACTCGTCACGCTCACCAACGATGTGGGACTGCTCAGTGAGGAATACGACGTTGAGAACAATCGTCAGGCGGGCAACACCCCCCAGGCGCTGTCCCATCTCGCACTGGTGCGCGCGGTGGATGCGCTGACGGAGGCTATCGCGAGTTCGACGACCTCGGGCGCCTAA
- a CDS encoding glycosyltransferase family 39 protein, whose amino-acid sequence MLSEIVLPRTGAPILDAPTRDAPKQHVPARPARIPTRRFARSGPLALLFGLLGFAVAAAGSWIPSLWGDEAASIMSAERSWPSLFAMLGHIDSVHGAYYVFLHVWIDLFGASAFSVRVPSAIATGLATAGLVILAHRLGGPRVAVVSAIVYMIIPRVTYMGTEAREYAFTATCAVWLTVLLVHLVRTRSRSALAWLGYGVALAASIYVFLYLAMMVLVHAAIVLSVNRERRMMRRWLLATVLAVLCAAPAISLDLSEGGQISFLANRVTVDFTGFFVDQWFWTAQFAIVAWLFILCALGVFATRWVREWRHRSAPGGPQPGSVGSTDLRSPSFAVVATAWLVIPTVLLVSVNLVHAVYAARYLSFVTPAVAMMIAAGICLLTRRWMVVVAVCALVALAAPSYLHQRGPFGMPGGSDWSEVASTISSNAQPGDAIVFTEGGSPSQNPRSAKYLYPQAFQGLDDVTLVTPYEQTTGIWDRTEPVSQAATRLASGNGRVWLVLHRGVGTPAHPAELTQLEALGYAVTSTIPENNDVVYLMQHTP is encoded by the coding sequence ATGCTCTCCGAGATCGTCCTGCCTCGCACCGGCGCGCCGATCCTCGATGCACCAACCCGCGATGCACCAAAGCAGCACGTGCCCGCGCGACCTGCGCGGATTCCGACCCGGCGTTTCGCACGATCGGGGCCGCTCGCACTGCTGTTCGGCCTGCTCGGCTTCGCGGTCGCTGCCGCCGGGTCATGGATCCCCTCGTTGTGGGGCGACGAGGCAGCGAGCATCATGTCTGCGGAGCGCTCGTGGCCTTCGCTGTTCGCCATGCTCGGGCACATCGACTCCGTGCACGGCGCCTACTATGTGTTCCTGCACGTGTGGATCGACCTATTCGGGGCTTCGGCGTTCTCCGTACGCGTGCCGAGCGCGATTGCGACGGGGCTTGCGACCGCGGGCCTGGTCATTCTCGCCCATCGGCTTGGCGGGCCACGCGTCGCCGTCGTGAGCGCCATCGTGTACATGATCATTCCCCGTGTCACCTATATGGGCACCGAAGCACGCGAATACGCCTTCACCGCCACGTGCGCGGTGTGGTTGACGGTGCTCCTCGTGCACCTGGTTCGCACGCGCAGTCGCAGCGCTCTCGCGTGGCTGGGTTACGGTGTGGCACTGGCCGCATCCATTTATGTCTTCCTCTACCTGGCGATGATGGTGCTCGTGCACGCGGCGATCGTGCTGTCGGTGAACCGCGAGCGGCGGATGATGCGGCGCTGGCTGCTCGCGACCGTGCTGGCAGTGCTGTGTGCGGCGCCCGCAATCTCTTTGGACCTCTCAGAGGGCGGGCAGATCTCCTTCCTCGCCAATCGCGTGACGGTCGACTTCACGGGTTTCTTCGTGGACCAGTGGTTCTGGACGGCACAGTTCGCGATCGTGGCGTGGCTTTTCATCCTCTGCGCTCTGGGGGTGTTTGCGACACGTTGGGTGCGTGAGTGGCGGCATCGGTCGGCACCTGGCGGCCCGCAACCAGGGTCAGTCGGCAGCACGGACCTGCGATCACCGTCGTTCGCTGTCGTCGCCACCGCGTGGTTGGTGATTCCGACGGTTCTGCTGGTGAGTGTCAACCTGGTGCATGCCGTGTACGCCGCTCGGTACCTGTCGTTTGTGACTCCGGCCGTTGCCATGATGATCGCCGCCGGCATCTGCTTGCTGACGCGTCGCTGGATGGTGGTTGTCGCGGTCTGCGCACTCGTCGCGTTGGCCGCGCCGAGCTATCTGCATCAGCGCGGGCCCTTCGGGATGCCCGGCGGCAGCGACTGGTCCGAGGTCGCGTCGACGATCTCGAGCAATGCCCAGCCTGGCGATGCCATCGTCTTCACGGAGGGTGGGAGCCCTTCGCAGAACCCGCGTAGCGCAAAGTATTTGTATCCGCAGGCGTTCCAAGGCCTCGACGACGTCACGCTGGTGACACCGTACGAGCAGACCACCGGCATCTGGGATCGAACCGAGCCCGTTTCGCAGGCGGCCACTCGCCTGGCAAGCGGTAACGGGCGCGTGTGGCTGGTGTTGCATCGAGGGGTGGGCACGCCGGCCCATCCGGCCGAGCTCACGCAGCTGGAGGCCCTTGGCTACGCTGTGACGAGCACGATCCCCGAGAACAACGACGTCGTTTACCTCATGCAGCACACGCCCTAA
- a CDS encoding alpha/beta hydrolase codes for MLDWLLDFRIDKSAFLVPVDVVAALLFVYLLVRRPSRRWLITAIAAVVLGAAVGWLITWLVSDVWDVFGLPVTTVVRVWVAMTCAGIFLAVLNLIRTRWWRKLIAALSIIVFVVAAAAAINVDFGAYRNLKDALGITPYPPLASSHLSGQAGPMDPTLAQTWQPPAGMPSKGTVGTVDIPATTSGFSARVASVYLPPAALVPSAPKLPVMVMFSGQPGAPADLFTSGQLQGILDAYAAAHNGLAPIVVAPDQLGNPLSNPMCVDSTLGKSGTYLTVDVPHWITSHLNVADGPQQWAVGGYSQGGTCALQFGAGYPNLYRSFIDISGEIAPTIGRDTVKKAFGGSAAAYNAIKPLTLLAKHAPYTDTVAIFGVGAQDAKYVPITHAAMQAATAAGMTTDLIRSPNSSHDWNTVRYVLSRAVPAIATRMGL; via the coding sequence GTGCTTGATTGGCTTCTGGACTTCCGAATCGACAAGAGCGCGTTTCTCGTCCCTGTTGACGTCGTGGCTGCACTGTTGTTCGTTTACCTGCTGGTGAGGCGGCCCAGCAGACGCTGGTTGATCACGGCCATCGCCGCCGTTGTACTCGGCGCTGCAGTCGGCTGGCTGATCACCTGGCTCGTCAGCGACGTCTGGGATGTGTTCGGGCTGCCCGTGACTACGGTCGTGCGCGTGTGGGTCGCAATGACATGCGCAGGGATCTTTCTGGCCGTGCTGAACCTGATCCGCACACGATGGTGGCGCAAGCTGATCGCCGCGTTGTCGATTATCGTGTTCGTCGTCGCCGCTGCGGCCGCGATCAACGTCGATTTCGGGGCGTACCGCAATCTCAAAGACGCCCTCGGCATCACCCCGTATCCCCCGCTTGCAAGCAGCCATCTGAGCGGTCAGGCCGGGCCAATGGATCCGACCCTGGCGCAGACCTGGCAGCCGCCCGCCGGCATGCCCTCGAAGGGCACGGTCGGCACGGTCGACATTCCGGCGACAACGTCCGGATTCAGCGCCCGGGTCGCATCCGTTTATCTGCCGCCGGCCGCGCTGGTCCCATCTGCCCCGAAGCTACCCGTCATGGTCATGTTCTCGGGTCAGCCCGGTGCTCCGGCGGATCTGTTCACGTCAGGGCAACTCCAGGGGATACTCGACGCATACGCGGCGGCGCACAATGGGCTCGCGCCGATCGTCGTCGCCCCTGACCAGCTCGGCAACCCGTTGTCGAATCCGATGTGTGTCGACTCGACGCTGGGAAAATCGGGCACCTACCTGACGGTTGACGTGCCGCACTGGATCACCTCGCACCTCAACGTCGCCGATGGCCCCCAGCAGTGGGCAGTCGGGGGCTACTCGCAGGGCGGCACGTGCGCTCTGCAGTTCGGTGCCGGCTATCCGAACCTCTATCGCTCGTTCATCGACATCTCAGGAGAGATCGCGCCGACGATCGGTCGCGACACGGTGAAGAAGGCATTCGGTGGATCTGCTGCAGCGTACAACGCGATCAAGCCGCTCACGCTGCTCGCCAAACATGCCCCGTACACCGACACCGTTGCGATCTTCGGAGTCGGTGCACAGGATGCGAAGTATGTACCGATCACGCACGCCGCGATGCAGGCAGCAACGGCGGCCGGCATGACAACCGATCTGATTCGGTCGCCGAACTCGTCGCACGATTGGAATACCGTGCGCTACGTGCTCAGCAGGGCGGTACCGGCGATTGCGACACGCATGGGCTTGTAG